Proteins found in one Poecilia reticulata strain Guanapo linkage group LG6, Guppy_female_1.0+MT, whole genome shotgun sequence genomic segment:
- the tmem170a gene encoding LOW QUALITY PROTEIN: transmembrane protein 170A (The sequence of the model RefSeq protein was modified relative to this genomic sequence to represent the inferred CDS: substituted 1 base at 1 genomic stop codon), translating into MXNMQNRYSDIDFAKQLFSWNLVPRTNRNDTFLIDFSEMWYGVFLWAAVSSIIFHLPAALISLATLRQHKIARFTPIAILLMGLLGPVCGGVLTSAAIAGVYKAAGKTMMSFEAFVFGVGQSFCVVLISFLRILATL; encoded by the exons atgtaaaatatgcaaaataggTACAGTGATATAGACTTTGCCAAGCAGCTATTCAGCTGGAATTTAGTACCGAGGACAAATCGCAACGACACATTTCTCATTGACTTCTCAG AGATGTGGTACGGCGTGTTCCTGTGGGCTGCCGTGTCCTCCATCATCTTTCACCTGCCTGCAGCCCTCATCTCCCTGGCCACGCTGCGGCAGCATAAGATCGCCCGGTTCACGCCCATCGCCATCCTCCTCATGGGCCTTCTGGGACCAGTTTGTGGGGGGGTTCTCACCA GTGCAGCCATAGCTGGGGTGTACAAAGCAGCGGGGAAGACCATGATGTCCTTCGAGGCGTTTGTTTTTGGAGTAGGACAGTCATTCTGCGTCGTCCTCATCTCTTTCCTCAGGATCCTCGCCACCCTTTAG